The stretch of DNA ACGCCTCGTTCCTTCAGGCGCTCGATCGTGCCGTTCAGGTCGGGGTCGTACTCGCCGTCCTCGTCGGTGCGGTGCATCGGGACGATCGTCCCGTCGTCGACGGTCAGGAAGTTCGCCGCCCAGCGTTCTTTCGGTCCCATCTCGACGATATCGTATCCCTTCTCGCGGAGGTACGCGAGCGTCGACGTGGAGCGGTCGAACGCGTAGCAATCGCCCGTTTTCCGGAACACGTCGACCGTCGCCGCCTTGGCCAGCGTCGGGTCGGTCACCGCCAGCCCCTCGGCGGCGAGGTTACACCAGCCGAGCAGGTGGAGCACCCGGGAGCCGATCCCGTGCTGCTCGCGGTGGCGTCGGTCAGCGGCCAGTGGCGCGCGGACGAGCCCCACCTCCTCGAACCCGACCGCACCCGCGTCGATGAACTCCCGGCCCGCCTCGTAGGTGGTCCGGATCACTTCTTCTTCGCCGTCGGTCTCCGCGGAGACGCCCAGCAGCGCGAACTCGTCGGCGGGGAGGAACTCCCCGCCTTCGAGCGGGCGGGACATCTCGTGGGTGAACTCGGCGCCCAGCCCCTCCCACGCCCGGCGGACGATCGGGAGTTCGTCCTGTCGAATCGGCTCGCCCATCTCACAGAGCACCGGCCCCTCGTCGCCGACGACGACGGTGTCGCTCTGGAACAGCGTGTTCGAGATCGGTTGACGGAGTTCGACGTTCGGCCCGTCGCCGCCCTCGGTGAGTCTCGCTCGCGAGAGGATCAGTTCGAGCGTCTCGCGGGCGTCGAACTCGGCGGTCGCCGCGGCCGGATGGCGACCGTCGGGGAGATCGACGTACTCGGCGACGAGATCGTCGAGCGCGCCAGCGTCGGCGAGATCGTCGGCGAGCAGGTGGACCTCGACGCCCGCCCTCGCGAGCGCGTCGGTCATGCGCTCGTGCTCTCGTGTGGCCTGTGCGGGCGGGACGGTCGCGTCGAAGAGATTGGATTCGGGGTCGAGCGCGCCCGACCAGAGTTCGAGGCCGGGGCGGTGGGCGCGGACGTGGGCGAGGCGGTCGTACTCGGCGCGGGCGGTGAACGATGGCATCAGTTACCACGATCTGTGGGTCGGGGGGCGATCAATCCATCGCTGCGTGGGGGCTGCCATCGAACCGCACGACAGAGGTAGGTTTTTCACACGTCCGCCACACGCTTCAGTCGATGTCTTCGACACGCGAGTTCCGCGGGTTCAGCACGGCCCGTGGACGCGTTCCGCGATGGCGGTAACGAACAGCGAATTCTCCAGCAGTCCGTAGCGAGCGAGGTGGCCCATGCGTCGGAGTGACCTCTTTCTCCCCGCGAGCCGCGAGCGCCGCGGCGAGGGGACGGAAGCGACCGAACTCCTCGTGCGTGCGGGGCTGATCCGGGAGTTCGGCAGTGGGCTCTGGGCGCTCACGCCCGCCGGGCAGCGGATTCGGGAGAAAGCCGTCGACCGAATCCGGAGAGGGATGGACGGCGTCGGTGGGCAGGAGGTCACCCTTCCCGGCCTCCAGCAGCGCGAGCGCTGGGAACAGAGCGGCCGTTGGGGATCCTTCGAGGGCGAGATGTTCACCCTCGCGGACCGCGACGGCCGCGACCTCTGTTTCGCGCCCAGCCACGAGGAGGGGATGGTTCACCTGCTCGACGGGCTGGTGCGCTCCTACGACGAGCTCCCCCTGACGCTGTACCAGGTCGGCGCGAAGTTCCGGGACGACCACGCCCGCGCGGGCCTGCTGCGCTGCAAGGAGTTCACGATGAAGGACGCCTACTCGTTCCATACGGGCGAGGCCTCGCTGCGGGAAGGGTACCGCGAGATACGGGCGGCCTACGAGCGCATACTCGCCGATCTCGGCATCGAGTTCGTGATCGCCGACGCCGCCAACAGCGTGATGGGCGGCGACCGCTCGGAGGAGTTTCTCGCGCCCGTCGAGAGCGGGACCTGCGAGCTGTTGGGCTGCACCGCCGACGGCTGCCGGTTCGGCCTGAGCGACGAGTCACCCCGGTTCGACGCGTTCGCGGACGGGGACGACTGCCCCGACTGCGGCGGCAGCCTCCGGAGCAGTGGCGGCGTCGAGGTGGGCCACACGTTCGAACTCGGGACGCGCTACGCCGACGCGATGGGGTTCACGGTCGACGATGCCGACGGCCGGCCCCGCGAGGTTCACATGGGTAGCTACGGGCTCGGCATCGGTCGGATCGTCCAGACGATGGTGATGCAGGGCGGCGCCGACTCGGGGGAAGCGGCCTGTCGTTGGCCCGTCACCGAGTGGGGATCGGTCGCGCCCTACCGAGCCGCGATCGTCCCCATCGGCGACGGGGAGATCGCGGCGGTGGCTACCGAGATTCACGACGCGATCGGCGAGGACTGCCTCCTGTTCGACGGCGAGCAGTCCGTCGGCGAACGGTTCGCCGAGAGCGAACTGCTCGGGATTCCCGCGAAAATCATCCTCGGGAACCACTACCGCGAGACCGGCGAGGTGGAGGTCGAGGACCGCGACGGCGAGAGTCGGTCGGTGGCGCCCGAGGCAGTCCACGACGCCGTCGAACGGTTCGCCGCCGGGAACTGAGCCCGGCGGGCAGCCCTCGGGCCGCGTGGCGGCGGTGCCGCGGGGACGCCGGAAGCCACGCGATTCAAATAGGCCGAGCCAGTTATCCCCGATAACGAATGAGCGAGGACTTCTATGAGGTGCTGGGGGTCTCCCGGGACGCCGACGAGGACGAGATCCAGCAGGCGTTCCGCCAGAAGGCTTCCCAGTACCACCCGGACGTGAGCGACGATCCCGACGCCGAGGAGAAGTTCCGCAAAGCCAAGAAGGCCAAGGAGGTGCTCACCGACGAGGAGAAGCGGCAGGCGTACGACCAGATGGGTCACGAGCGCTTCGAACAGGCCGAGAAGCGCGGCGGCTTCGACCAGGGCGGCGGTGGCGCTGGTGGCATGGGCGGTGGCCCCTTCGGCGGCGGCATGGGTGGCGGGGGCGGCGGCTTCGAGGACATCTTCGAGCAGTTCTTCGGCGGCGGCCGCGGGGGCGGCCGTGGCGGCGGCGGCAACCGCCCGCAGGCCGGTCGAGACATCCGCACCGGCATGTCGATCACGCTTTCGGAGGCCTACGAGGGCGTCAGCAAGGAGTTCACCATCGAGCGCCCCGAGCAGTGTCCCGACTGCGACGGCGCGGGCCACCCCGCCGACGCCGACGTAGAGACCTGCCCGGAGTGTAACGGGCAGGGGCAGGTCACGCAGGTCCAGCAGACGCCGCTGGGTCGCGTCCAGCAGACCCAGACCTGCCGGCGCTGTGGCGGCGAGGGCGAGCTGTACTCCGAGGACTGTAAGACGTGTTCGGGCGACGGCGTCGTCCGGCAGGAGGCCACCCTGCAGGTCGACGTGCCTGCCGGCATCCAGAGCGGGCAGAGCCTCCGGATGAACCGCGAGGGCGCGCCCGGCGAGAACGGCGGCCCCAAGGGCGACCTGCTGATCGAGGTCGAGGTCGAGGACCACCCCGAGTTCGAGCGCGACGGCGCCGACCTCGAGCACCGCCACGCCATCTCGTTCCCGCAGGCCACCTTCGGCGCGACCGTCGAGGTGCCCACGCTCGACGGCCCCGTCGAACTCGACATCCCCGCCGGCACGCAGTCCGGTGAGCGGTTCCGCCTCCAGGGCAAGGGGATGCCTCGGCTGCGCGGGCGCGGGCAGGGCAACCTCTACGTCGACGTGCAGATCGTCACGCCCGACGATCTGAACGAGGAGCAGCGCGAGGCGCTCGAACAGTTCGCCGAGGCCGGCGGCGAGGAGGTCGACGTGGATCGCGGCTTCTTCGAGAAGCTCCGCAGTTCGCTGTAGCCGCCGCGCGATTTTTCACGGCAGCGGCCCACGACTTACGCGCATGAGCCACGACACCGTCAGCTACGACGACGTGGAACCGAAGGCGCCCGGGATGTACTTCCTCCGGGACGCGCTCGACTGCGAGAACCTCGGCGTCACCGTCGTCGAGGCCGACGCCGGCTGGGAGGGGATGGAACACGCCCACGAGAGCGACGGACAAGAGGAGGTGTACGTCCTGCTCGCGGGATCGGCGAAGCTCACCGTCGAGGGTGACACTGTCGACATGGACGCCGGCGACGCCGTCCGCGTCGACGGGGAGGACTCCCGGATGCTCCTGTTCGAGGAAGACGACTCCCGGATGGTGATCGCCGGCGCGCCGTAGAGTCGTCGGCGTACCGTCGAGCCACGGAGCGCTACCCGTCCCGAGCCGTCGACCGCCGGAGCCTTATCGCTCCGGACCGCGTCCCCCGATCATGGACGTAGTCGGCGACCTGCTCGCCCGTGACCGCCGCAGCGATCGACCGGCGCTCTCGATCGGGGACCGCGAGCGGAGCTACCACGAACTGATCACGAACGCGTACAAGGCGGGCAACGTTCTCCGTTTTCACGGCGTCGGCGAGGATCGAACGGTCGCCGTCGCCCCCGTTCCCGACCTGCCGCCCCTCCTCTCGTTCCTCGGCGCCGCCCAGCTCGGCGCCGCAACGCGGTTCGACCCCGCTGCCGGCAGCGACGCCGGCGACCGACTGCTGCTCGTCCCCGCCGCCGAGCAAGCCGCCTACGCCCCCGGTCCCGGCACCAAAATCGCGGTGTTCGGGGGCGAGGCGACCGACGCCGAGACGATCGACTGGGAGGAGTCCGTCTGGAGCGAGAACCCCGCGTTCCCGCCGACCGAGATCGATCCCGGGACGCCGCTGCTCGCCGACGGGGACCGCACGGTGAGCCACGGCGACGCGCTCGCGGCCGCCTCCGAGATCGCGGAGCTCCGCGGGCTCGACGCCGACAGTCGCGTGGTCCTCCGGGAGTCGCTCGCCGACCCGGCTGCGGTGGTCGTCGGGGTGCTCGCACCGCTTCTGGTCGGCGGCTGTATCGTACTCGCCGACCCGGCAGCCACGGCGACAGCGGCAGTCGGTGACCTCGCGGTGGTTTCGGGCGACGCCCCCGAGCCGGCCACCGTCGATCCTGACGAGCTCACGCTCTCACGGAACTGAGAGCCGATGGGTCAGGCCGACGTAGGTAACGGCCGCAGTCGCCCCCACACGGTGTTTTAAGTACGGGTGCCCGGAAGATCGGGCGGATCATGAGTACAGTTGGCGGATACTGGTCTCGGTATCGGTCGGTTCCGATCGTGTATCGTATCGGGGCGGCGTTCCTCCTCGGCTCGGTCGTCGGGCTCGCGGTCGGACAGCCCGCGACGCAGCTCCAGCCGCTGGGCGACCTGTTCGTCCAGATGCTGAGCATGCTGATCATCCCCATTATCGTGTTCACGCTGCTGATGGGGGCGAGACGGCTGACACCGAGCAAGCTCGGCCGGATCGGCGGGCAGGTCGTGGGGCTGTACGCCCTCACGTCCGGGCTCGCCGTCGCCTTCGGGCTGCTGGTGGCGAACCTCATCAACCCCGGCGAGAACCTCGAACTAACCGGCGGCGAGGCGATGGAGGCGGAGGCACCCGACATCGTCGAAGTGATCCTGGGGATCGTCCCCTCGAATCCGATCGGCGCGATGGCCGCGGGCGACATTTTGCCGGTCATCTTCTTCGTTATCGTGTTCGGCTACGCGCTGGCGGTGGTCGAGGAGTCCGACGAGATCTCCGAGCAGGTCAGCGAGGGGATCGAGAGCTTCTACAACCTCGCTGAGGCCGGCGCCGAGGCGATGTTCAAAGTCGTCTGGGGCGTGATGGAGTACGGCGTGCTGGGCGTGTTCGCGCTGATGGCGTCCGTGTTCGGGCAGGCGGGCGTCGACGCGATCGTCCCGTTCGCGCTGTTGATCCTCACGCTGCTGATCGCCGTGAGCCTGCACATCGCCGTCGTCCACCTGGGCGGGCTGGTGATGCTACTGGCCGGCC from Halolamina sediminis encodes:
- a CDS encoding dicarboxylate/amino acid:cation symporter, whose amino-acid sequence is MSTVGGYWSRYRSVPIVYRIGAAFLLGSVVGLAVGQPATQLQPLGDLFVQMLSMLIIPIIVFTLLMGARRLTPSKLGRIGGQVVGLYALTSGLAVAFGLLVANLINPGENLELTGGEAMEAEAPDIVEVILGIVPSNPIGAMAAGDILPVIFFVIVFGYALAVVEESDEISEQVSEGIESFYNLAEAGAEAMFKVVWGVMEYGVLGVFALMASVFGQAGVDAIVPFALLILTLLIAVSLHIAVVHLGGLVMLLAGQSPIKFLRGGREALITALSIRSSSGTLPVTMNDADENLKIDESVYSFSLPLGATINMDGTALYQGVAAIFAANLVGVSLTLPEQFTVVVVAVLASIGAAGVPGTGLIMLTLVLTQLGLPLEVVGFVAGVDPILDRLRTMTNISGDLAVTTVVAKWNNAVDFASGSWVGEPNGSAPADD
- a CDS encoding aminoacyl--tRNA ligase-related protein is translated as MRRSDLFLPASRERRGEGTEATELLVRAGLIREFGSGLWALTPAGQRIREKAVDRIRRGMDGVGGQEVTLPGLQQRERWEQSGRWGSFEGEMFTLADRDGRDLCFAPSHEEGMVHLLDGLVRSYDELPLTLYQVGAKFRDDHARAGLLRCKEFTMKDAYSFHTGEASLREGYREIRAAYERILADLGIEFVIADAANSVMGGDRSEEFLAPVESGTCELLGCTADGCRFGLSDESPRFDAFADGDDCPDCGGSLRSSGGVEVGHTFELGTRYADAMGFTVDDADGRPREVHMGSYGLGIGRIVQTMVMQGGADSGEAACRWPVTEWGSVAPYRAAIVPIGDGEIAAVATEIHDAIGEDCLLFDGEQSVGERFAESELLGIPAKIILGNHYRETGEVEVEDRDGESRSVAPEAVHDAVERFAAGN
- a CDS encoding arginine deiminase family protein yields the protein MPSFTARAEYDRLAHVRAHRPGLELWSGALDPESNLFDATVPPAQATREHERMTDALARAGVEVHLLADDLADAGALDDLVAEYVDLPDGRHPAAATAEFDARETLELILSRARLTEGGDGPNVELRQPISNTLFQSDTVVVGDEGPVLCEMGEPIRQDELPIVRRAWEGLGAEFTHEMSRPLEGGEFLPADEFALLGVSAETDGEEEVIRTTYEAGREFIDAGAVGFEEVGLVRAPLAADRRHREQHGIGSRVLHLLGWCNLAAEGLAVTDPTLAKAATVDVFRKTGDCYAFDRSTSTLAYLREKGYDIVEMGPKERWAANFLTVDDGTIVPMHRTDEDGEYDPDLNGTIERLKERGVEVLPDGEGIPEGVLTQGAGGINCMTVPLERQ
- the dnaJ gene encoding molecular chaperone DnaJ, with the translated sequence MSEDFYEVLGVSRDADEDEIQQAFRQKASQYHPDVSDDPDAEEKFRKAKKAKEVLTDEEKRQAYDQMGHERFEQAEKRGGFDQGGGGAGGMGGGPFGGGMGGGGGGFEDIFEQFFGGGRGGGRGGGGNRPQAGRDIRTGMSITLSEAYEGVSKEFTIERPEQCPDCDGAGHPADADVETCPECNGQGQVTQVQQTPLGRVQQTQTCRRCGGEGELYSEDCKTCSGDGVVRQEATLQVDVPAGIQSGQSLRMNREGAPGENGGPKGDLLIEVEVEDHPEFERDGADLEHRHAISFPQATFGATVEVPTLDGPVELDIPAGTQSGERFRLQGKGMPRLRGRGQGNLYVDVQIVTPDDLNEEQREALEQFAEAGGEEVDVDRGFFEKLRSSL
- a CDS encoding cupin domain-containing protein; amino-acid sequence: MSHDTVSYDDVEPKAPGMYFLRDALDCENLGVTVVEADAGWEGMEHAHESDGQEEVYVLLAGSAKLTVEGDTVDMDAGDAVRVDGEDSRMLLFEEDDSRMVIAGAP